Proteins from a genomic interval of Zingiber officinale cultivar Zhangliang chromosome 1B, Zo_v1.1, whole genome shotgun sequence:
- the LOC121982418 gene encoding aspartyl protease AED3-like translates to MAMAALLLNLLLLVVKAAAIKVAAPCAIPPDDGSTVHILHAFGPCSPLGAVPFTSWEDTIMDLLSRDASRLLYLSSLAASAGRSFVPLSPGRQLLQIPNYVVRAKVGSPPQSLLVALDNSNDAAWFPCAGCVGCPSASSSFATARSSSYRPLPCGSPQCRQVPNPSCFAGASSCAFNLTYGSSSIQAGLVQDSLALAADVVPFYTFGCLQKVTGGNSVPPQGLLGLGRGPLSFLSQTKSLYDSTFSYCLPSFKSLNFTGTLRLGPVGQPKHIKTTPLFSNPRRSSLYYVNMVGVRVGRKVVDIPPSALAFDPATGAGTIVDSGTMFTRLVTPAYNAVRDEFRRRVKASGPVTTLGGFDTCYDGPMVAPAITLMFAGMNVTLPPENVMIHSTAGSVSCLAMAASPDNTNSMINVVANMQQQNHRVLFDVPNGRIGFAREPCSGVV, encoded by the coding sequence ATGGCCATGGCCGCCCTGCTCCTTAACCTCCTCCTTCTCGTGGTCAAAGCCGCCGCCATCAAGGTCGCCGCTCCCTGCGCCATCCCTCCTGACGACGGCTCCACCGTCCACATCCTCCACGCCTTCGGTCCCTGCTCCCCTCTCGGCGCCGTCCCTTTCACCTCGTGGGAGGACACCATAATGGATCTCCTCTCCCGCGACGCCTCCCGCCTCCTCTACCTCTCCTCTCTCGCCGCCTCCGCCGGCCGCTCCTTCGTCCCCCTCTCCCCCGGCCGCCAGCTCCTCCAGATCCCGAACTACGTCGTCCGCGCCAAGGTTGGCTCCCCGCCCCAGTCGCTCCTCGTCGCCCTCGACAACAGCAACGACGCTGCGTGGTTCCCCTGCGCCGGGTGCGTCGGTTGTccctccgcctcctcctccttcgcCACCGCCCGCTCCTCCAGCTACCGCCCCCTCCCCTGTGGCTCCCCGCAGTGCAGGCAGGTCCCCAACCCCTCCTGCTTCGCCGGCGCTTCCTCTTGCGCCTTCAACCTCACCTACGGCAGCTCCTCCATCCAGGCAGGCCTCGTACAGGACTCTCTCGCCCTCGCCGCCGACGTCGTGCCATTCTACACCTTCGGGTGCCTCCAGAAAGTCACAGGCGGCAACTCTGTTCCACCGCAGGGGCTGCTCGGCCTCGGCCGCGGCCCCCTCTCCTTCTTGTCCCAAACAAAGAGCCTCTATGATTCCACCTTCTCCTACTGCCTCCCCAGCTTCAAGTCCCTCAACTTCACCGGCACGCTCCGGCTCGGTCCCGTCGGCCAGCCGAAGCACATCAAGACCACGCCTCTGTTCTCCAACCCCCGCCGTTCCTCGCTCTACTACGTCAATATGGTCGGCGTCCGCGTAGGGCGGAAGGTGGTCGACATTCCCCCCTCCGCGCTGGCCTTCGACCCGGCCACCGGCGCCGGCACCATAGTCGATTCCGGGACCATGTTCACGCGCCTAGTTACGCCGGCGTACAACGCTGTGCGGGACGAGTTTCGTCGGCGGGTGAAGGCGTCTGGACCGGTGACAACGCTCGGAGGCTTCGACACGTGCTACGACGGGCCAATGGTGGCGCCGGCTATCACGCTGATGTTCGCCGGGATGAACGTGACCCTGCCGCCGGAGAATGTGATGATCCACAGCACGGCAGGGTCGGTCTCCTGCCTCGCCATGGCTGCGTCGCCGGACAACACGAACTCAATGATCAACGTGGTGGCGAATATGCAGCAGCAGAACCACAGGGTGCTCTTCGACGTGCCCAACGGCAGGATCGGCTTCGCCCGTGAGCCCTGCAGCGGCGTAGTCTGA
- the LOC121982428 gene encoding probable pectinesterase 67: MLTSRMGTVFTIAFLSLSLSSFTFPIVAAHKKSHDRINAPLLTSKIAANRSIIVGPSEEFKTVQAAIDAVPEGNKEWIVVHLRAGIYREKVVIPEDKDYIFLRGSGKGRTAIVWDDSSTNNTLSSTFIVWADNFVAFGISFKNDATMGVANTPYNQSVAAMVAGDKAAFYHCAFYSAHNTLFDYRGRHYYESCYVQGNIDFIFGRGQSIFQSCEIFVLQDSRKKILGSITAQNRESADETSGFVFHKAKVYGVGDVYLGRAKGAYSRVIFAETYLSKTITPRGWTNWSYDGETDNLLHGEYECHGPGSELGSRVSWSQQLTKEEVSPFLSIDFIDGKEWLPAYY; this comes from the exons ATGCTGACCTCTAGGATGGGTACAGTCTTCACTATTGCCTTCCTCAGCCTCAGTCTTTCTTCTTTCACCTTCCCCATCGTCGCCGCACACAAGAAGAGCCATGACCGCATTAATGCTCCCCTGCTCACTTCAAAGATCGCCGCGAATCGCTCCATCATCGTCGGCCCGTCGGAGGAATTCAAGACGGTGCAGGCCGCCATCGACGCCGTGCCGGAGGGCAACAAGGAGTGGATCGTCGTCCACCTCAGGGCCGGCATCTACAG GGAGAAAGTAGTGATCCCGGAGGACAAAGATTACATTTTCCTTCGAGGAAGTGGAAAAGGAAGAACCGCCATCGTTTGGGACGACTCCTCCACCAACAacaccctctcctccaccttcatAGTTTGGGCCGACAACTTCGTCGCCTTCGGCATTAGCTTCAAG AATGATGCCACAATGGGCGTCGCCAACACGCCTTACAACCAGTCGGTGGCCGCCATGGTGGCTGGCGACAAGGCCGCCTTCTACCACTGCGCCTTTTACAGCGCTCACAACACCCTCTTCGACTACAGAGGCAGGCACTACTACGAGAGCTGCTATGTTCAGGGCAACATCGATTTCATCTTCGGCCGAGGACAATCCATTTTCCAG AGTTGCGAGATATTTGTTCTACAAGACAGCAGGAAGAAGATACTCGGCTCGATCACAGCTCAAAACAGGGAATCTGCTGATGAAACCAGTGGCTTCGTCTTCCACAAGGCAAAAGTTTATGGCGTCGGCGATGTGTATTTGGGTCGAGCAAAAGGAGCTTACTCTCGCGTGATTTTTGCGGAGACTTACCTCTCCAAGACGATCACTCCAAGAGGGTGGACTAATTGGAGCTACGATGGGGAAACCGA CAATTTACTGCACGGCGAGTACGAGTGCCATGGTCCGGGAAGCGAATTGGGTTCTCGAGTTTCCTGGTCGCAGCAGCTGACGAAGGAAGAGGTTTCGCCTTTCTTGAGCATTGATTTCATCGATGGAAAGGAATGGCTGCCAGCGTATTATTGA
- the LOC122042835 gene encoding agamous-like MADS-box protein AGL80 — translation MATGRCFNSSRATMARKKVKLAWIANDSTRRATFKKRRKGLMKKASELGTLCDVKVCVIVYAPQEPPPEVWPSVTDATCVLARFKRMPETEQSKKMVNQEAFLLQRVAKLREQLRKQKRENLELETSMLMRRGLTDGAGLCEVELEAITSLAWMVEAKVKLVRERMEQVIRNQRILIVGLRKAEEERPSRWSEGRRRRQRQPVKCGVRTRKITLAQVRGA, via the coding sequence ATGGCGACGGGTCGATGCTTCAATTCCTCTAGGGCAACCATGGcgaggaagaaggtgaagctcGCGTGGATCGCCAACGACTCCACGAGGCGGGCGACGttcaagaagagaaggaaaggacTGATGAAGAAGGCTAGCGAGCTGGGCACCCTCTGCGACGTCAAAGTTTGCGTGATCGTGTACGCGCCGCAGGAACCACCGCCGGAGGTCTGGCCGTCGGTGACCGACGCCACCTGCGTGCTCGCGCGCTTCAAGAGAATGCCGGAGACGGAGCAGAGCAAGAAGATGGTGAACCAGGAGGCGTTCCTCCTGCAACGCGTCGCCAAGCTCCGGGAGCAACTCCGGAAGCAGAAGCGCGAGAACCTGGAGCTCGAGACCTCGATGCTCATGCGCAGGGGACTCACTGACGGCGCCGGCTTGTGCGAGGTGGAGTTGGAAGCCATCACGAGCCTTGCGTGGATGGTGGAGGCGAAGGTGAAGCTCGTGCGGGAGCGGATGGAGCAAGTGATCAGGAACCAACGCATTTTGATCGTCGGCCTCCGGAAAGCGGAGGAGGAAAGGCCGTCGCGGTGGTCGGAAGGGAGAAGGCGCCGGCAGAGGCAGCCAGTGAAATGTGGAGTTCGTACCCGGAAGATAACACTGGCGCAAGTGAGAGGAGCTTGA